From Natronincola ferrireducens, the proteins below share one genomic window:
- a CDS encoding methyl-accepting chemotaxis protein, with amino-acid sequence MSIAVKGKKDKKPKKIGEKKIKTAKSSKEMSIKRQLITIVSAILLVAISTITFLNYYNDSKKVIETAEGNNQLIAESVATQIDLYLDSIVDMVRMIGVSHDFHELSEEELYSALSYYTYQYRTLRGLRYVDLSGTVQSSNDGGVGENVSGERWFQEAIGGRVYLSQSITDRATSQPVMMISIPVRMNKVGNINGVLAATINFSNINDIVQKIQIGETGYAYVVDTQGYVVGHGIDPVEYVNERYNILEDGAEEVKKVVQGEKELSHGLNHEGNNVVITSGRVNRNGWTVIIEQNMAEVTAQNRHLLALALGVALIIILLAMIVIYIFANIFTKPILRLSTSAKKIRDGDLTEDVKVTSKNEIGELQGAFQDMVNSIGGILQQLQGTIDEINGFTGGLRENVDLTARAAGEISKTIEHVAAEASQQMHYVEDTTTSVMTLVDNAQEVKNSSNIVVEAAVKASKLAEGGSQNIQEIQNTIETMTNVAMETASMVKSLDDNIKEINKAGQLITDIAEQTNLLALNAAIEAARAGEHGRGFNVVAEEVRKLAEASRGASGEIIDLIHRIQGETQRVVSATEETIEGVEKGREVIRHTSVSFKDIIGETYRVSEFMERLSENITQMFQQVDEVKEKITEVASISQSTAASSQEVLASVEEQEAAVQQITLSADTLSDMVEKLNNILQRFTIDKK; translated from the coding sequence ATGAGTATAGCAGTAAAAGGTAAAAAGGATAAAAAACCCAAAAAAATTGGTGAAAAGAAAATTAAAACAGCTAAATCTAGTAAAGAAATGAGTATTAAAAGGCAGTTAATCACGATTGTCTCTGCTATTCTTTTGGTAGCCATTTCAACTATTACATTTTTAAATTATTACAATGATTCAAAAAAAGTTATAGAAACAGCCGAGGGCAATAATCAACTGATAGCAGAATCGGTTGCCACCCAAATTGATTTGTATCTGGATTCTATTGTTGATATGGTCAGAATGATAGGGGTGTCCCATGATTTCCATGAGTTAAGTGAAGAAGAGCTTTATTCTGCCCTTAGCTATTACACCTACCAATATCGTACATTGCGGGGCCTGCGATATGTGGACTTATCTGGGACAGTACAGTCCTCCAATGATGGTGGGGTGGGAGAAAATGTTTCTGGAGAAAGATGGTTTCAAGAAGCCATTGGGGGCAGAGTTTACTTGAGTCAATCCATAACAGATAGGGCAACATCACAGCCTGTGATGATGATCAGTATACCCGTTAGGATGAATAAAGTAGGGAATATTAACGGTGTTCTGGCGGCTACCATCAATTTTAGTAACATTAATGACATTGTTCAAAAAATACAAATTGGAGAAACCGGCTATGCCTATGTGGTGGATACCCAAGGATATGTTGTGGGGCATGGTATCGATCCAGTGGAGTATGTCAATGAACGCTATAACATTTTAGAGGATGGGGCCGAAGAAGTTAAAAAGGTTGTTCAAGGTGAAAAGGAATTATCCCATGGCCTCAACCATGAGGGGAACAATGTTGTTATTACCAGTGGAAGGGTTAACAGAAATGGTTGGACTGTCATCATAGAGCAGAATATGGCAGAAGTTACAGCACAAAATAGACATTTATTGGCTTTAGCTTTAGGAGTAGCTCTAATCATTATTTTATTGGCTATGATTGTAATATACATATTTGCCAATATTTTTACAAAACCAATTTTACGACTGTCAACCAGTGCTAAAAAGATAAGGGATGGAGATTTAACAGAGGATGTTAAGGTTACCAGCAAAAATGAAATTGGTGAGCTTCAGGGAGCCTTTCAGGATATGGTAAATTCTATTGGAGGCATATTACAACAGCTTCAGGGAACTATTGACGAAATCAATGGATTTACCGGTGGATTAAGAGAAAATGTTGACTTGACGGCCCGGGCTGCTGGGGAAATATCCAAGACAATAGAGCATGTTGCAGCAGAGGCATCCCAACAGATGCACTATGTAGAAGATACAACTACATCAGTAATGACATTGGTGGACAATGCCCAAGAGGTGAAAAATAGTAGTAATATAGTGGTGGAGGCTGCAGTTAAAGCCTCGAAGTTGGCTGAAGGTGGTTCTCAAAATATACAAGAGATACAAAACACCATAGAAACCATGACCAATGTAGCAATGGAAACAGCTTCTATGGTAAAATCATTGGATGACAATATAAAAGAAATCAACAAGGCGGGGCAGTTGATTACTGACATAGCAGAGCAAACTAATCTACTGGCATTAAATGCTGCTATTGAAGCTGCTAGGGCTGGAGAGCATGGCAGAGGTTTTAATGTAGTTGCTGAAGAAGTACGAAAGCTGGCTGAAGCCTCTAGAGGTGCTTCGGGGGAAATTATTGATTTAATCCATAGAATACAGGGAGAAACTCAAAGGGTAGTTTCTGCCACTGAGGAAACCATTGAAGGGGTAGAAAAGGGTAGAGAGGTTATTCGACACACCTCGGTATCCTTTAAGGACATTATAGGAGAAACCTACAGGGTATCTGAATTTATGGAGAGATTGTCTGAAAATATTACCCAGATGTTCCAGCAGGTAGACGAGGTTAAGGAGAAGATTACAGAAGTCGCCAGTATTTCTCAATCCACTGCCGCCAGTTCTCAAGAAGTGTTGGCCAGTGTAGAGGAACAGGAGGCAGCTGTTCAACAAATCACCCTATCTGCCGATACCTTAAGTGATATGGTGGAAAAGCTAAACAATATTTTACAACGATTTACCATTGATAAAAAATAA
- a CDS encoding YaaR family protein: MNKINNLHIQEFINKIEPQQKKAEANQGKFFTRFETIQSQHVRDHLEGLYNKITDQADKIGEKLHLSEVVKYKNLVREFLDVAVKNSHKFSKQNFLDRRGRHRVYCIVKKVDRELEALTKDFLKQEVDGINVLKRLDDIRGLLLDLFM; this comes from the coding sequence ATGAATAAAATTAATAATCTTCATATACAAGAATTTATCAATAAAATAGAGCCTCAGCAAAAAAAAGCTGAGGCAAATCAAGGAAAATTTTTTACAAGGTTTGAAACCATTCAATCTCAGCATGTACGAGACCACCTAGAAGGTCTCTATAATAAAATAACAGATCAAGCCGACAAAATTGGAGAAAAGCTCCATTTAAGTGAAGTGGTTAAATATAAAAATTTGGTCCGTGAATTTTTAGATGTAGCCGTTAAAAATTCCCATAAGTTTTCAAAGCAGAACTTTTTGGATCGTAGAGGTCGCCACCGGGTCTACTGTATTGTGAAAAAGGTGGATCGAGAACTGGAGGCCCTAACAAAGGATTTTTTAAAGCAGGAGGTTGATGGTATCAATGTTTTAAAACGATTGGATGATATTCGAGGATTGCTTCTGGATTTATTTATGTAG
- a CDS encoding DUF6240 domain-containing protein: protein MNNNLFQKINLGASQQYYTGSSFFKIRGTLMEKKEDMVKVNIGGDKIIEAQLKTPLEGKVGETVVIDKKEIIKSRLSHKEAPVETPNDDKEEIQLLEKLQLPINEETQGAVKALEKHGITPSKENILAFIASKGQLERVIEGLDYETAVKLMEKNIDIEEAGLEKVMDMVEETKGRKEGFSLLKFFVGGKKLPIEEAERIAYNLYGNKMGKDITDIIQALHKAGVEISIKNIDRIHRIFSKLDNLQTIKDDTIVDAIKNKIDTTIDNLYKLKNTIAKNVIGIGEKNPPLATKAYETNLYQPTGISDREIKGMEGDIKRILTSLQIKTTEEVLKLAKDLIKQGLELSQENIQRVINTKAALKDLPQFFNYEKAATLMASGLQPEKEEVTALLKKVKEENANNSVKTIENPQQTHRDEALQQLEKLQPQNLKAIMAMMKNMKEIPEQRETVLSLLIKNSIPMTFKSLTRTDLLINNHQQITSQIHEALRILEKSNNKELKDLGTKLRVVVEEGSTSLKLGKFNIGRFHQELGRLIEGVEDKLHLMDENTRRDFQQNKDSLRESLQLQSQLNKDDILLQVPVMMENQMKNLQIYILNKKKGSRKIDPNNMSVLLNFETNNMGNVNIYAAVNRKQVTMKIGVKSQRDGHLFEVHKKQIEGLLEGLGYELKEVSFKIEEKQNLFDLMEGITTGYPSTRRSLDMTV, encoded by the coding sequence ATGAACAATAACCTTTTTCAAAAAATAAATTTAGGGGCTTCACAGCAATATTACACTGGCTCATCATTCTTTAAGATTCGAGGGACTTTAATGGAGAAAAAGGAGGATATGGTAAAGGTAAATATAGGTGGAGACAAGATAATAGAAGCCCAGCTAAAGACCCCCCTAGAAGGAAAAGTAGGGGAGACGGTTGTAATTGATAAAAAGGAAATTATCAAATCTAGGCTATCCCATAAGGAGGCTCCTGTGGAGACACCTAATGATGATAAAGAGGAAATCCAACTCCTTGAAAAGCTGCAGCTCCCCATTAATGAAGAAACCCAAGGAGCAGTAAAAGCGTTGGAAAAACATGGTATAACTCCTTCGAAAGAAAATATCCTAGCTTTTATAGCCTCTAAGGGCCAGCTGGAAAGGGTCATAGAAGGGTTGGACTATGAAACAGCTGTTAAGCTAATGGAGAAAAATATTGATATTGAAGAAGCTGGCTTAGAAAAAGTAATGGATATGGTGGAGGAAACAAAGGGAAGGAAGGAAGGTTTTTCTCTTTTGAAGTTTTTCGTTGGGGGAAAAAAACTACCGATAGAAGAGGCGGAAAGAATAGCCTATAATCTCTATGGCAATAAAATGGGGAAGGATATAACTGATATTATCCAAGCTCTCCATAAGGCAGGAGTAGAGATTAGCATAAAAAATATCGATAGAATCCATAGGATTTTTTCAAAGTTAGATAACCTACAAACCATAAAGGATGATACCATTGTAGATGCTATCAAAAACAAAATTGATACCACCATAGACAACCTATATAAGCTAAAAAATACTATTGCAAAAAATGTTATTGGGATAGGAGAGAAAAACCCTCCCTTGGCAACGAAGGCCTATGAGACTAACCTTTATCAACCTACAGGCATAAGCGATAGAGAAATAAAGGGAATGGAGGGGGATATAAAAAGGATTCTTACCTCTCTACAGATAAAGACTACAGAAGAGGTTTTAAAATTAGCTAAGGATTTAATTAAACAGGGCTTAGAATTATCCCAGGAAAACATACAAAGAGTTATTAATACAAAAGCTGCTCTGAAGGATCTGCCACAGTTTTTTAATTATGAAAAAGCGGCTACCCTCATGGCTTCAGGTCTACAGCCGGAAAAAGAAGAGGTTACAGCCTTACTTAAAAAGGTAAAGGAAGAAAATGCAAACAATTCAGTAAAGACCATAGAAAACCCTCAACAAACCCATAGAGACGAGGCCCTACAGCAGCTAGAAAAGCTTCAACCCCAAAATCTTAAAGCTATTATGGCTATGATGAAAAATATGAAGGAAATACCTGAACAACGGGAGACCGTCTTATCTCTACTAATTAAAAACAGTATACCAATGACCTTTAAAAGTCTCACCAGGACTGATTTACTTATTAACAATCACCAGCAAATTACCTCTCAAATCCACGAAGCTTTAAGGATTTTAGAAAAAAGCAATAATAAAGAGTTAAAGGATTTGGGGACAAAACTTAGGGTTGTGGTGGAGGAAGGAAGTACTAGTCTCAAGCTAGGAAAATTCAATATAGGAAGATTTCATCAGGAGCTTGGGAGATTGATAGAGGGGGTGGAGGATAAGCTTCATCTTATGGATGAAAACACCAGAAGGGATTTTCAGCAAAATAAGGATAGCTTAAGGGAATCCCTCCAGCTACAAAGTCAGTTAAACAAAGACGATATCCTCCTACAGGTACCTGTAATGATGGAAAACCAGATGAAAAATCTACAAATATATATATTAAATAAGAAAAAAGGCAGTAGAAAAATAGATCCTAACAATATGTCGGTATTACTAAACTTTGAAACCAATAATATGGGTAATGTGAATATCTATGCAGCAGTTAACCGAAAACAGGTTACCATGAAAATAGGGGTAAAAAGCCAAAGGGATGGTCATTTGTTTGAAGTCCATAAAAAGCAAATAGAGGGTCTTTTAGAAGGCTTGGGCTATGAGTTAAAGGAGGTTTCCTTTAAGATAGAGGAAAAACAAAATCTATTTGATCTTATGGAGGGTATAACTACTGGATATCCATCAACTAGAAGGTCTTTAGACATGACGGTATAG
- a CDS encoding EscU/YscU/HrcU family type III secretion system export apparatus switch protein — translation MKEVEKRKQAVALKYDIEKDHAPKIIAMGQGVVAENILKLAEENQVVVQQDDRLVKQLLEFSVGTEIPPELYEVVAQILAFVEMVDKEKGLKQNN, via the coding sequence ATGAAGGAAGTAGAAAAGCGAAAACAGGCAGTGGCACTGAAATATGATATAGAAAAGGACCATGCTCCTAAAATCATTGCAATGGGACAAGGAGTAGTGGCGGAAAACATTTTGAAACTGGCTGAGGAAAATCAGGTGGTTGTCCAACAAGATGACAGGCTAGTTAAACAGCTACTGGAATTTTCGGTAGGTACGGAAATTCCACCAGAGCTTTATGAAGTAGTGGCACAAATTTTAGCATTTGTAGAGATGGTGGATAAGGAAAAGGGCTTGAAGCAAAACAACTAG
- a CDS encoding flagellin N-terminal helical domain-containing protein, producing MRINHNIPALNAHRLLTQNTNASSKVLERLSSGKKINKAADDAAGMAISEKMKAQVRGLKKASQNTLDGISLIQTAEGAMNEVHSMLQRMRELAVQAANGTVTDGDRSAIQDEINQLTSEVNRIANGTEFNTRNILRGNEAPNSNTTVHRMSTGNAAVFVSDKALANDNDVENLGDLQTQKLSIWIDGQEREVRLDKLDGTENATKDSLLEALNNAMGDLGQAIWTDEDKLEIRSTSIGGRSEVKITGSPVVMEELFNETTETTIIEKGESEKDTGKATGSIYFNNFPAIGSTITIGNEKIEFYDSSISPYTGSNRPINLNGKNSIEDIVKELEDLSFEGVTLKQDENVKERLIIEAESTGFAGQAIFLEGTPKEFVTNLQIGPNQGQGFRLSVGDIRATQLGISAKDPTGNTGIKGAAFHSLMEVTDGLSEATAEHALDVSTEERATAAITVYDNAIVKLAELRGSLGAIQNRLEYTAANLDNTTENLTAALSRIEDADMALEMSEFTKLNILTQSGVAMLAQANQRPQSILQLLGS from the coding sequence ATGAGAATTAACCATAACATTCCAGCACTAAATGCCCACAGACTTTTAACCCAAAACACCAATGCATCTTCAAAGGTGTTGGAAAGACTTTCTTCAGGGAAGAAAATTAATAAGGCTGCCGATGATGCAGCTGGAATGGCGATATCAGAGAAGATGAAGGCTCAGGTGAGGGGGTTAAAAAAGGCATCCCAAAACACCCTAGACGGCATCTCCCTTATCCAAACGGCAGAGGGAGCCATGAACGAAGTCCACTCCATGCTCCAAAGGATGAGGGAATTAGCAGTACAAGCAGCCAATGGTACTGTAACCGATGGAGATAGAAGTGCTATTCAGGATGAGATCAACCAGCTGACCTCAGAGGTCAACAGAATCGCCAATGGAACGGAATTTAATACAAGGAATATTCTCAGGGGTAATGAAGCACCTAATTCTAATACTACGGTACATAGGATGTCTACGGGAAACGCTGCTGTGTTTGTTTCTGACAAAGCTTTGGCAAATGATAATGATGTAGAAAATTTAGGTGATTTACAAACTCAAAAGCTTTCCATATGGATAGATGGACAGGAAAGAGAGGTTAGACTAGATAAGCTAGATGGGACAGAAAACGCTACAAAGGATAGTTTATTAGAAGCGTTAAACAATGCCATGGGGGACTTAGGTCAAGCTATTTGGACAGATGAAGATAAATTAGAGATTAGATCAACCTCTATTGGTGGAAGAAGCGAAGTTAAAATAACAGGTTCTCCAGTGGTTATGGAAGAATTATTTAATGAAACTACGGAGACTACTATTATAGAAAAGGGAGAGTCTGAGAAAGACACAGGAAAGGCTACAGGCAGTATTTATTTCAACAATTTCCCTGCCATTGGTTCAACTATTACTATAGGTAATGAAAAAATTGAGTTCTATGATAGCAGTATTAGTCCTTATACTGGGTCCAATCGACCTATAAATTTAAACGGTAAAAATAGTATTGAAGATATAGTTAAAGAATTGGAAGATTTAAGTTTTGAAGGGGTTACTTTAAAACAGGATGAGAATGTTAAAGAAAGACTGATTATAGAAGCAGAATCCACTGGTTTTGCTGGACAGGCAATCTTCCTAGAAGGTACACCTAAGGAATTTGTAACCAATCTACAGATTGGTCCCAACCAAGGTCAGGGCTTTAGACTGTCGGTGGGGGATATTCGTGCTACCCAACTAGGTATTAGTGCAAAAGATCCCACTGGAAACACAGGTATTAAAGGGGCGGCTTTTCACAGTTTGATGGAGGTAACTGATGGACTTTCAGAGGCTACAGCAGAGCATGCCCTAGACGTATCTACAGAAGAAAGAGCAACAGCAGCTATAACTGTATATGATAACGCCATTGTCAAGCTGGCGGAGCTTAGGGGTTCCTTAGGAGCCATACAAAACCGCTTGGAATACACTGCCGCTAACCTAGATAATACAACAGAAAACCTAACGGCAGCTTTATCGAGAATTGAAGATGCTGATATGGCCCTAGAGATGTCGGAGTTTACTAAGTTAAACATCCTAACCCAATCAGGGGTAGCTATGCTGGCTCAAGCCAACCAAAGACCGCAATCGATTTTACAGTTGCTTGGAAGTTAG
- a CDS encoding flagellar export chaperone FliS, with protein sequence MIEKEYLANRVANANGAELVAILYEGFIDTLEDSIDYLKIGAFKKLNDSLQKAREILAELLSTLQGDSEIANNLRSIYLYVNQLMTEGESHRDTDKLEMAIKIMAPIYEGWRELGDQEDGQNQQEILETPKIVAGITYGKGQLKDYVMNDENKWEKG encoded by the coding sequence ATGATAGAAAAAGAATATCTTGCAAATCGTGTAGCCAATGCCAATGGTGCTGAACTGGTGGCTATTTTATATGAGGGATTTATAGATACATTAGAGGATAGCATAGATTATTTAAAGATAGGGGCTTTTAAAAAGCTGAATGATTCCCTGCAAAAGGCTAGAGAAATTTTAGCGGAGCTGTTGAGTACTCTACAGGGGGATTCAGAGATTGCAAACAATCTAAGAAGCATTTACCTTTATGTAAATCAGCTAATGACAGAAGGGGAAAGCCATAGGGATACTGACAAGCTAGAGATGGCTATTAAAATTATGGCTCCTATCTATGAAGGCTGGAGGGAACTAGGGGATCAAGAGGATGGTCAGAACCAACAGGAAATCCTTGAAACTCCCAAAATTGTAGCAGGTATTACCTATGGTAAAGGACAGCTAAAGGATTATGTGATGAATGATGAAAACAAATGGGAAAAAGGATAG
- a CDS encoding Tex family protein → MKITKQLVKEFQLKEFQVTNTIALIDEGNTIPFIARYRKEKTGELSDTVLRELGERLTYLRNLEAKREEISRLIQEQEKLTPELEEKIENAKTLQEIEDIYRPFRPKRRTRATIAKEKGLEPLAAIVYEQQLEQGNIEDIAKAYVNPEKEVNTIEDALNGAMDIIAEIISDNADYRKAIRDITFKEGIISSKATDAEKSSVYEMYYDYKEKINTAAEHRILAMNRGEKEEFLKVKIDIDAEKIFYYLKKKLLKTKDSITTPYVATALEDAYKRLIGPSIEREIRAMLTEKAEEKAIKVFGENLKRLLLQPPVKDKVVMGFDPAYRTGCKIAVVDGTGKLLETTTVYPTAPQNNIDGSKEKLKEMITAYGVDVIAIGNGTASRESEVFVADMLKEIDRRVYYMIISEAGASVYSASDLASKEYPDINVSLRGAISIARRLQDPLAELVKIDPKHVGVGQYQHDVNQKRLDEALKGVVEDCVNSVGIDLNTASPSLLQYIAGISKAVAENIVKYREEEGKFTNRKQLNKVKRLGPAAFQQAAGFLRISDGKNPLDNTGVHPESYGAAEKLLTVLGYGLTSITNKELRDIEDRVKNHKEEVLAKELDIGVPTLRDIVKELKKPGRDPREEMPKPIFRTDVLKLEDLKVDMMLTGTVRNVLDFGAFIDIGLKNDGLVHISELSDRFVKNPMDVVAVGDIVQVRVLSVDLNKGRVALSMKEIHCKNSCGEKE, encoded by the coding sequence ATGAAGATTACAAAACAGCTGGTGAAGGAATTTCAATTAAAGGAATTTCAAGTAACCAATACAATAGCCCTAATAGACGAAGGAAATACCATACCCTTTATTGCCCGTTATCGTAAGGAAAAGACGGGGGAATTAAGCGATACTGTGCTGAGGGAGTTAGGGGAGCGTTTAACCTACTTAAGAAATCTGGAGGCTAAAAGGGAAGAAATTAGTCGACTTATTCAAGAGCAGGAAAAGCTGACACCGGAGCTTGAAGAAAAGATTGAGAATGCTAAAACCCTACAGGAGATAGAGGATATCTATCGACCCTTTCGACCCAAACGTAGAACGAGGGCCACGATTGCAAAGGAAAAGGGACTGGAGCCATTGGCAGCAATTGTTTATGAACAACAGCTGGAGCAGGGAAACATAGAGGATATAGCAAAGGCCTATGTTAATCCTGAAAAAGAAGTAAATACTATAGAGGATGCTTTAAATGGTGCCATGGACATCATTGCAGAAATCATATCCGACAATGCTGATTACCGGAAGGCTATAAGGGATATTACTTTTAAAGAAGGCATCATCTCTTCTAAAGCCACCGATGCTGAAAAATCCTCTGTTTATGAAATGTACTATGACTATAAGGAAAAGATCAACACGGCAGCGGAGCATAGAATATTGGCCATGAATCGTGGAGAAAAGGAAGAGTTTTTAAAGGTTAAAATAGACATAGATGCAGAAAAAATATTTTATTATTTAAAGAAAAAGCTTTTAAAAACCAAGGATAGCATTACTACCCCCTATGTGGCAACAGCCCTTGAGGATGCCTATAAGCGATTAATCGGTCCTTCTATTGAAAGGGAAATCCGTGCTATGCTTACAGAAAAGGCGGAGGAAAAAGCCATAAAGGTCTTTGGGGAAAATTTGAAAAGACTTTTACTACAGCCTCCTGTTAAGGATAAGGTGGTAATGGGCTTTGATCCTGCCTATCGAACGGGCTGCAAGATTGCTGTGGTAGATGGGACTGGAAAGCTGTTGGAAACCACCACAGTATATCCTACTGCACCCCAAAACAATATAGATGGTAGTAAAGAAAAGCTAAAGGAAATGATTACTGCCTATGGGGTAGATGTTATTGCAATAGGCAATGGTACAGCATCAAGGGAGTCGGAGGTTTTTGTTGCAGATATGCTAAAGGAGATTGACAGAAGGGTTTATTATATGATTATCAGTGAAGCGGGGGCTTCGGTTTATTCGGCCTCAGACCTAGCCTCAAAGGAATATCCTGATATCAATGTCTCCCTAAGGGGGGCCATATCCATCGCTAGAAGGCTTCAGGACCCCTTGGCGGAGCTGGTGAAAATTGATCCTAAGCACGTAGGTGTAGGACAATATCAGCATGATGTAAATCAAAAGCGATTGGATGAAGCCCTAAAGGGTGTGGTGGAGGATTGTGTAAATAGTGTAGGTATAGACTTAAACACTGCATCTCCTTCTCTATTACAGTACATAGCTGGGATTAGCAAGGCTGTGGCGGAAAATATAGTAAAGTACAGGGAAGAGGAAGGAAAGTTTACCAATCGTAAGCAATTAAACAAGGTAAAGCGTCTAGGGCCAGCAGCCTTCCAGCAGGCGGCAGGATTTTTAAGGATTTCTGATGGAAAAAATCCTTTAGACAATACGGGGGTCCATCCAGAATCCTATGGTGCGGCAGAAAAACTATTAACTGTTTTAGGCTATGGATTAACTTCCATTACCAACAAAGAATTACGGGATATAGAAGATAGAGTGAAGAATCATAAGGAAGAAGTATTGGCTAAAGAACTGGATATAGGAGTACCTACCCTAAGGGATATTGTAAAGGAGTTGAAAAAGCCTGGCAGGGACCCAAGGGAAGAAATGCCAAAGCCTATTTTTAGAACCGATGTATTAAAGCTGGAGGATTTAAAGGTGGATATGATGTTGACGGGGACTGTGAGAAATGTTCTGGATTTTGGAGCTTTTATAGATATTGGCTTAAAAAATGATGGCTTAGTCCATATATCAGAATTAAGTGACCGCTTTGTTAAAAATCCTATGGATGTTGTGGCAGTAGGAGATATTGTCCAGGTAAGGGTTCTTTCAGTAGACCTCAATAAAGGGAGAGTTGCCCTTTCAATGAAGGAAATCCATTGCAAAAATTCATGTGGAGAAAAAGAATAA
- a CDS encoding ECF transporter S component has translation MQNLQKTISYKSKVFSTSNLVKMSILAIFSYVLMLVSFPLPIFPGFLKLDLSDVPPLIGGFALGPVAGMLIQLIKNILHFITKTSTGGVGELSNFIVGSSYVITASFIYHLKKDRTHAIVGVILGTIFMAVTGALSNTYLILPFYSNFMPIDAIVKMGTVINSRIVDVPTLVLYGITPFNIFKGAVIACITLLIYKKISPLLK, from the coding sequence ATGCAAAATCTACAAAAAACAATTAGCTACAAATCAAAGGTATTTAGCACCAGCAATTTAGTAAAAATGTCAATTTTAGCAATATTTTCTTATGTATTAATGTTGGTTAGCTTTCCATTACCTATTTTTCCTGGTTTTTTAAAGTTGGACTTAAGTGATGTACCACCATTGATTGGAGGATTTGCTTTAGGACCTGTAGCAGGAATGCTAATCCAATTAATAAAAAACATTTTACATTTTATCACAAAGACTTCCACTGGTGGTGTAGGAGAGTTATCTAACTTTATTGTAGGAAGCTCTTATGTTATTACAGCATCTTTCATCTATCATTTAAAGAAAGACAGAACCCACGCAATTGTTGGAGTAATCCTAGGTACTATATTTATGGCTGTTACAGGAGCATTGTCCAATACCTACTTAATCCTTCCTTTTTACTCAAACTTTATGCCTATAGATGCTATTGTAAAAATGGGAACGGTTATTAACAGTAGAATTGTAGATGTTCCAACCCTAGTCCTTTACGGTATTACACCTTTTAATATTTTTAAAGGAGCTGTCATAGCTTGTATAACACTACTTATCTACAAAAAAATATCTCCACTTCTTAAGTAG
- the tsaE gene encoding tRNA (adenosine(37)-N6)-threonylcarbamoyltransferase complex ATPase subunit type 1 TsaE, with protein sequence MKCVKALTEKETEALGIKLGSLMGPGDVLCLIGDLGAGKTTFTKAFAIGLDIMEDVTSPTFTIVQEYEGRIPLYHFDVYRVSHVREMEDIPYEEYFYGDGVCVIEWAHLIEEVLPKDYLKIEIKYIGPQEREICFQATNAYYEKQIEELLQ encoded by the coding sequence ATGAAATGTGTAAAAGCTTTGACTGAGAAGGAAACGGAAGCTTTAGGAATAAAGCTGGGAAGTTTGATGGGACCTGGAGATGTGCTGTGCTTGATAGGAGATTTAGGTGCTGGTAAAACCACCTTTACAAAAGCCTTTGCAATAGGTTTAGATATTATGGAGGATGTTACCAGTCCAACCTTTACGATAGTTCAAGAATATGAAGGGAGAATACCCCTTTATCATTTTGATGTCTATCGTGTTAGTCACGTCAGGGAAATGGAGGATATTCCCTATGAGGAATATTTTTATGGTGATGGGGTATGTGTCATTGAATGGGCCCATCTAATTGAGGAGGTTCTTCCTAAAGATTATTTAAAAATAGAGATAAAATATATAGGCCCACAAGAACGGGAGATATGCTTTCAAGCCACAAATGCTTATTATGAAAAACAAATAGAGGAGTTGTTACAGTAA